The sequence ggatcatgtgatggaccatatgatgagcgcagtgacgtcaccaaaggtccttttcctcccaggtcatcaaagaagaagacagaagaaaagtcgggctgtgcgagcaagtggatgaggggagttaaatttataaaaaagaagaattaacccctccatccctattttactaagcattctgtattaagaatgctatcttacttataaccatgttataagggaaaataataatgatcaggtccccatccagatcctctcctagcaaccatgcgtgaaaatcgcaccgcatccgcacttgcttgcaaaaaacgcacaatatagagcatgctgcaattttcacgtaacacacaagtgatgcatgaaaatcaccactcatgtgcacagccctatagaaatgaatgggtccggattcagtgcgggtgcaatgcgttgacctcatgcattgcacccgcgtggaaaactcgcccgtgtgaaagaggcctaagagtcatATCAGGAGGAAACCAGGCCCTGCTCATCAACTGCCCAGCACCAtcactacagtgaagcatggtggtagcagcatcttGCAAAGGGGGTGTTTTTAagcagctgggacagggagactgatcagggctgagggaaagctgaatggagaaaagtacagagatattcttaatgagaaCCTGATGCAGAGGGCTCTGGACCTCAGATTGGGCTAAAGGTTCACctcccaacaagacaatgaccccaagtaaacagccaagacaacacaggagaggCTAATAGACGATTCTGTGAATGTCTCTCCAGAGATATTCGACTGGGTTCAAGTCAGCCAGAGTCCTGACTTGAagccaatcgaacatctctggagaaagTTGAAAATGGCTGTCCGACTGTCTCCATCCAACCTGAATgaacttgagaggatctgcaaagAATGCTAGAAAATGGGCAAACCTTGTAGCATCATgtacaagaagactggaggctgtaatcgctttaaatgacaaaaatacgtggtctcaaaaggcaggaaatgctcaaccccaaatgcagttgtgcatttatgcTCAGGGGAGCAGATACTGagcttgtggtctgttgctaaggccgatccccagcaaaaaatgcattcagtggaggatgcccacagCAGACCACTTATTCAATATATCAttccacatccacacattttactatatggtgtaggatgtctctgtggcacttgtggtctgctgcgggcatcctccactgtatgcattttctgctggggatcgcccttagcaacagaccacaagctCAGTATCTGCTCCCCTGAgcataaatgcacaactgcatttggggttgagcatatcctgccttttgagaccacgtatttttgtcatttaaatcGTATATTTATATGAGGAGGTGTATAAACTGCAATCCAAATGCGCCTTGATTACCATCCATAGGcaccatttaggtgcacctgtgaggcctgcaacatatcagccagccatgggtgggactctaagcctcctcccattgtatgtgtggttaGTCACATTGGAGGGGACTGGGAGCTGtctgctgtgagtcggaccttatgctgctgtaatttgcccactggctcctggtactacCCGTAtggtacaggtaggtttagcgttaggtcccgtgccacttgagaaaccttggcgtggtgcgcgggctcaggtatgtccttaatataagaatatactggctaaagtctcatttttaacatcggtgtgagggtttagtcagatgttactgtttgcatccaccacagtagtgcacctattcttgtaactatttaggctgtaatcgctgccaaaaggtgcttcaactaagaccTTAGGTCATCGCAagattttccttttcaataaattagcaaagattcagAAATTTAGTTTTTActatctcattatggggtattgtgtGCAGAATGACGGGGAAAAtttgaactttttattttattttagcacaagtcgCAACATAAAAAACTTGAAAACTTACAGGGTCTGAAGAATTTCCAAATGCActgtgactactataatactgcaccctgttCAACAATATTACTACTATCATACGATTGCCTATGTCAGGAACACAAATACAATAATACTGTTCaagctactataatattgcccccTAAGTATAAATGTattataatagtgcccccatgtacTAAAAATAACTATACTACTACCCAATACGTACAATATAACAACTACAATACTaatgcctatgtacaagaatataactacttggtTACAGAATTACAACTGCCATAATACTTCcccatgtacaaaaaaaaaagtacgaTAATACTACATCCTGTTtaagaatactgctcctatgtacaagaatacactaTTAGActacctgcacacattgcggATTATGCACCGTTTTTTGTGCGGATTTTCGTGTGGAAGAAATGTAGCATAATGCAGTAACAAAAAAGGGAAGGAGATGCGATACATCTCACGTACACTTTGCTTATATATTTCATGAGGAATCGGACTTGCCGTGCGAATATAAATTTTTGGGATGAtaatagggctgaaacgattactcgattgaattgagtaattcgacacaaaataatcctcgatgcaaaaaatttgcatccagGATTTTTTGGTGTCAAATTACTCGATttgtttgtgtcacgtgaccacggagcgggagtgaagcgcttgctattactcccgctccgtggtctcccgcaatacttacctttccagcagggggcctccggacactccacagcacatccatggtcccgcgctgcactgacctcctgacgtacgcacgccgtgacatgacgcgctgtgtgacgtcagacgCAGAGCAGTgcggaacgatggagtgtcggtggcacccctccgggaaaggtaagttggtgcgactaaggccgggcgcccggagtgcacagcgtcatagcaaccaataacgctGTGCACTCTGGGTGTCAGGAGGAGCGGGGTGGGATGATtttacaaggggggagagctgctggcactgggggatagtggagccgatggcactgggggatagtggagcactTGGGCTGGtcacacaggggggaacgaagggtgttggggacttttGGcaaggggtctgatgagtttttataaaggaaaaccatctattaatacattttttctttagaatactcgattaatcgtaaaaaataaaaatcgatagaatactcgatttctaaaataatcgtttactgcagccctagatgAGCATATGAATTTGATCAAGTATCACTTTCTATGTCTTTTAATGTATAAATGTGATATTGTGTTAACCATGCCTGAAGAAGAAACCTAGAAAGAACTAGTCTCAAAGgttttcagttagccattaaaaggtaagaACTGAAGACGGTCACTTTTCAGCTTTTCTAACATGGTACAGAGATTCTTTTAAATAGGAGATCCTTACCCGAATGGATGAACATGTGTTTGGTGTAATTTTTCCTAGAACTGAAGGTTTTCTGGCAGTGACTGCACACATAGGAAGGCTCTGGGTTCCGGGAAGGTCCAGGGCGCTGTGTCTGGTCATTCTGCATGTTTCCCGGGACCATACTAGAGTTCATTTGTACTACGTTACTTGCACCATCTTGTTGGACACTGAAAAAGCCCTGTGTGACTCCAGCCTGATTCTGGTTAGGATGAGTCAGGTGGAATTGGAAAATGCTGGATGAGCTGGTCGCCACTGCAGCAGACACTGTATTTTTAAGGTCTCTGGGAAGGACTGAAGCCACAAATGGCAGTGTCCTGGTTTCAGCAACTCTTGCGTTAAAGGGTGGACTTGACTTGAAGTCAGAACTAGCAACCACCGCCAAATTCCTCAAGCTGGAGCCGTCCAAACTGCAGTCAGAGCGGAACTTCTCACCATTGTCTATTGGATTCTCCCTGGTTCCTTCTGCCAGGTTCTCCTCATTCTGCCAAGGAGGTATAAAGGATTCTGAGAACACATCCTGGTTCGAGAAAAAATCTTGTCCCTCAGAGGAAAATTCCATTTGCCCTGTAGAGTCTTTCCTTCCATTGCTGGCGTTCCGCACTTTGTCATCAGGGCTTCTGCTTTTATCGTTTTCTCCACAGCTGGTGAATCCGCCGCTGCACTCACTGAACACGCCACCTCCTTTCTCGTCTTCATTCTCTTCTTTTGCAGGACTCTCTTCATTTTCCTCGTCTTCGTCGTCCTCATCCTTTATGATGACAGGGACGGAATCAGACAGTTGGAGGCGCACAGGTTGGCGCTGCTTGCGGCTGTGGCAGCTCTGTGGTGCTTCCGCATGCGGTAAGTAAGCAGTTGATATGCTTTCGCCATCAGACACATGTTCAACCTCAGGCACCATCTCCCTCACCTCTGAAAGTTGTCTTTGCTGTGATGACAACATGTCTCTTAACTTATACCGCACTTCGGAAGCGCACAGTAGCTTTGGTGCCTCACTGACAGCCCCCATCTGGGAGATGATATCCAACTCATTGGACCTCATGGAAGACGGTAATGAACAAGTGGAATCTCTCAAGCCGATGGCTGATGGGCAGTCGGCCTCCTTGTTGGGCTGCTCTTGAATTTTATTCATGGAAGACCTGCTTTGTGTTCCACAAGACGCCATCGCTCCAGCAATAGTCACCGGCTTGTTTCCTCTGCTCTGCGATATGATCTGTGTGCACTCATCGATAACAGTCTTAATCTGTAAGATGCTGGCAGCTGTCAAAATCTGTAGTGCTTCCGACTGGGCAACGACCAGCGACCCGCTGTACATAAACTCCACCAGCTGCTGAACCACCTGGGTGGGAACAACTGGCGGAACCTCAATCTCTGAATAACCCAGGAGAAGCTTGTCATGGAAAAAGGGGCTCCCTGCAGCCAGTACACAGCGATGGGCCCGCAGGGTCGCATCGTGGATGTGCACGGTGACATCACAGAAATGACCTCCAAGACGCTGAGCATTCAGAGTCTCCAAGAGAGACTTACTGAAGTTCTGCAGGTGGATGTAGTGAACTGCATCTGCCATCATTCCAGGGGCGTAGTTTGCTATCGGGGAGGAAACAAAAACATTTAGTTATAAGAAAAACATTTCATAAGAAATTTGAAAACCTCTAGAGATACAGAGGAGGAAGAAAGTAAGGTAAAAGCATAGGTTTAATTTTGATAGCAACCCTTCAAGATGTATTAGGTCCACCTGTATATGCCTGCTGCTCCATATACACAACACAGGCTGCCACAAACAGCATCTGAATTCACATAAATGTGAAGAACAAAGGAGGGGAATGACAATCCCTCTGTAGTCAGATGTAAATTCGATGTAGTGCAGCCAGTAACTTAGGGTCTACTTTGCATGGCTCCTGCAATTGAATGACTTCTCCTTGCATGCTTTCTGAGTACAGATCCTTTTACATGGGACAATAAAGCAGCAGATTATCGGGTAAGAtccgttccttcccaacaatcgcctgctcgctggtggaggagaacgttgcatttacatgcaggatctcctccacagtatagggaggaacGATCGCTAATCCCATCGCTTGTCCACATACTGACTAGCTGTTTGCCGACAGCAGATGCTGTTTACAGAGCATGATCCACTGCAGGCAAACAAAAAAATTTGCGACCAACCAAATGGTCCATttcccgatgaacaagcatttacactgccagatattCGCCAACAAGCGTTTTTATGAACACTCGCTAACGATTATCTGTGGAAttctcggcccgtgtaaaggaaccttaaagaggacctttcactagaataaaaaatctaaactaagcatacagacatgtagagctgcgcccagggatctccctgcacttactgttataccttggcgccgctccgttctcccggtgtaggctccggtatcttcatatgttcggctccacccagttgagcctgccagcgtctccttctcccaggctgtagcgctggccaatcgcagcgctcagctcatagcaagcgctacagcctgggagaaggagatgccggcaggttcccctgggtggagccgaacatatgaagataccggagcctataccgggagaacggagcggcgcccaggtataacagtaagtgcagggagatccctgggcgccgctctccatgtctgtatgcttagtttagattttttattctagtgaaaggtcctctttaagcaggaTCTTCGGGCTGTGATGCTTGCTCTTAGTTTTGTGATATCTGCACATCCTACAGTACTGTGTACACTGCAGAATTATTCCCCACTTCTGAGCCTCTCATAGTCGGCAGTCTCAGAGATAACTGTCTGTTGCCCCCCCCTCTTCTGTGTGAacaatggggcaaaaaagtatttagtcagccaccaattgtgcaagttctcccacttaaaaagatgagaggcctgtaattttcatcataggtatacctcaactatgagagacataatgagaaaaaaagaatataataataattaagaATTTATtagcaaattatggtggaaaataagtatttggtcaataacaaaagttcatctcaatactttgctatataccctttgttggcaatgacagaaatcaaacgttttctgtaagtcttcacaaggttttcagacacagttgctggtattttggcccattcctccatgcagatctcctctagagcagtgatgtttttggggctgtcgctggttTACACGGGCTTTCCAAAG is a genomic window of Bufo bufo chromosome 1, aBufBuf1.1, whole genome shotgun sequence containing:
- the ZBTB45 gene encoding zinc finger and BTB domain-containing protein 45, with product MMADAVHYIHLQNFSKSLLETLNAQRLGGHFCDVTVHIHDATLRAHRCVLAAGSPFFHDKLLLGYSEIEVPPVVPTQVVQQLVEFMYSGSLVVAQSEALQILTAASILQIKTVIDECTQIISQSRGNKPVTIAGAMASCGTQSRSSMNKIQEQPNKEADCPSAIGLRDSTCSLPSSMRSNELDIISQMGAVSEAPKLLCASEVRYKLRDMLSSQQRQLSEVREMVPEVEHVSDGESISTAYLPHAEAPQSCHSRKQRQPVRLQLSDSVPVIIKDEDDEDEENEESPAKEENEDEKGGGVFSECSGGFTSCGENDKSRSPDDKVRNASNGRKDSTGQMEFSSEGQDFFSNQDVFSESFIPPWQNEENLAEGTRENPIDNGEKFRSDCSLDGSSLRNLAVVASSDFKSSPPFNARVAETRTLPFVASVLPRDLKNTVSAAVATSSSSIFQFHLTHPNQNQAGVTQGFFSVQQDGASNVVQMNSSMVPGNMQNDQTQRPGPSRNPEPSYVCSHCQKTFSSRKNYTKHMFIHSGEKPHQCSICWRSFSLRDYLLKHMVTHTGVRAFQCSICCKRFTQKSSLNVHMRTHRPERFQCCFCNKYFSHRTLLERHIATHTA